In the Dolichospermum flos-aquae CCAP 1403/13F genome, GGAATTAGTGATAAGATTTTAGCAAAATGGGAGGGAATGATAATACTAACCTCAGATTAACGCATATACGGATAATCATGTTACCATTCATGATATCATGGTAGAGAAAACGGGTTAGTATTTTAGTAAATGCCTTAAAGTTAAAATATTGCTAGGAGAACTTATGAAATTTTACGATAAATTGAATGGGGCGATCGCTCAAAATCAGAGTTTACTATTTGTAGGACTAGATCCTAATCCAGAAATGCTCCCTGAACGATATTCCCAGAAATCAGATCCCAAAAGTATGATTGATAGTCTGTGGAATTGGTTAGAATTTACTATTTCCCAAACCAGTGATTTAGTATGTGCCTATAAACCAACTCTGGGATTTTACGCAGCTTTAGGTATTCCGGGATGGGAATTACTACAACGAACTTTAAAAGCTATTCCTGCCCACATTCCGATTATATTAGATGCTAAACATAGCGATCTTAATACTAGCACAATTTTCGCTAAAACTGTTTTTGAAGAATGGCAGATTGATGCGATTACATTGAGTCCTTATGCAGGACAAGATCACGTAGCACCCTTTTTAGTTTATCCCGATAAAGCCGTTTTTATTTTGTGTACAACTTCTAATCCAGGTGCGGCAATTTTACAACAATACCCTACAACCGAATCACCTTTTTATTTACAAGTAGTCAAAGAAGCAAAAAACTGGGGAACACCTGAACAACTAGGTTTAGAAGTAGGAACTATTCAGCCAGATATTTTAGCAAAAATTCGCAAAGAAGCACCAGAAAGAACAATTTTAGCCCGCAGCATCTGGTCTGAAGGTGGTAATCTTAAAAACTTGCTATCAGCGGGATTAAATTATAATGGTGATGGGTTACTTCTTCCCGTTTCTCAAGATATGTTAGGGAGTGAAAATCTATCTACACAACTGCAATCTTTAAGGGCAGAAATTAATCATCTC is a window encoding:
- a CDS encoding bifunctional orotidine-5'-phosphate decarboxylase/orotate phosphoribosyltransferase, whose product is MKFYDKLNGAIAQNQSLLFVGLDPNPEMLPERYSQKSDPKSMIDSLWNWLEFTISQTSDLVCAYKPTLGFYAALGIPGWELLQRTLKAIPAHIPIILDAKHSDLNTSTIFAKTVFEEWQIDAITLSPYAGQDHVAPFLVYPDKAVFILCTTSNPGAAILQQYPTTESPFYLQVVKEAKNWGTPEQLGLEVGTIQPDILAKIRKEAPERTILARSIWSEGGNLKNLLSAGLNYNGDGLLLPVSQDMLGSENLSTQLQSLRAEINHLRTEISQENSTCSVWFPDVCLLNKHPLLDLILQLYDIGCIMFGEFVQASGATFPYYIDLRKIISNPQIFHQIVIAYAEILKDLTYDRIAGIPYGSLPTATGLSLHLNSPMIFPRKEVKAHGTRKVIEGNFNPGEVVVIVDDILISGKSVMEGAEKLKYAGLNVNDIVVFMDHEQGVKDRLRENGYQAHAVLTISEITETLYAAGRISEEQFKTLETSK